One genomic region from Desulfallas thermosapovorans DSM 6562 encodes:
- a CDS encoding putative toxin-antitoxin system toxin component, PIN family: MRVVRWNGPEAAVIEMVLESKLELCLSAQILSEFYRVTQYPKFRFSNDEVDGFIGRLLPVITFITPTEKIDIVIADPDDNKIIECAVASGSSYIISGDKHLLKLGEYKGIAIIKAPDFLQLIINDKILQEIP; this comes from the coding sequence ATGAGGGTGGTAAGATGGAATGGCCCGGAAGCCGCTGTCATCGAAATGGTTCTGGAATCAAAGTTGGAGCTTTGCCTTTCGGCTCAGATATTAAGCGAATTTTACAGGGTGACTCAATATCCAAAATTCCGTTTTTCCAATGATGAAGTTGATGGTTTTATTGGAAGGCTTTTGCCTGTAATTACCTTTATAACTCCTACTGAAAAAATTGATATCGTTATTGCTGACCCTGACGATAACAAAATAATTGAATGTGCTGTTGCCAGCGGATCGAGTTATATAATTTCAGGCGATAAACATTTATTAAAGTTAGGTGAGTACAAGGGGATAGCTATAATTAAAGCGCCTGATTTTTTGCAATTGATTATAAATGATAAGATTTTGCAGGAAATTCCATAA
- a CDS encoding F0F1 ATP synthase subunit epsilon, with protein MAEEKLQRLEVVTPEKKTYSQDIRFVVLPGTEGELGILPEHAPLVTSLKTGLVRVQHEGKTLKIAVSGGFAEVRNSRVTVLANAAEREDQIDVQRAQAAKERAEQRLASGGSDIDVVRAEAALKRALNRLKAAGQA; from the coding sequence ATGGCGGAAGAAAAACTGCAACGGTTGGAAGTTGTTACACCCGAGAAAAAGACATACAGCCAGGATATCCGGTTCGTGGTTCTGCCCGGCACCGAGGGTGAATTGGGTATCTTACCCGAGCACGCCCCGCTGGTCACCTCCCTGAAAACCGGCCTGGTTCGTGTGCAGCATGAGGGAAAAACATTAAAAATAGCCGTCAGCGGCGGCTTTGCCGAGGTGCGTAACAGCAGAGTAACCGTTTTGGCCAATGCTGCCGAGCGGGAGGACCAAATCGACGTTCAGCGTGCCCAGGCCGCCAAGGAACGTGCCGAACAACGCCTGGCGTCCGGCGGTTCGGACATCGACGTGGTCCGAGCCGAAGCCGCTCTGAAAAGGGCCCTCAACCGCCTCAAGGCGGCGGGCCAGGCTTAA